From a region of the Apibacter sp. B3706 genome:
- the rplP gene encoding 50S ribosomal protein L16, whose amino-acid sequence MLQPKRTKFRKQQKGRMKGLSYRGSKLAYGTFGIKALDSVFITARQIEAARIAATRYMKREGQLWIKIFPDKPITKKPAEVRMGKGKGAVEYWVARVSPGRILFEIGGVPYDVAKEALRLAAQKLPVKTKFVVANDFVQS is encoded by the coding sequence ATGTTACAACCAAAAAGAACAAAATTCCGTAAACAGCAAAAAGGACGTATGAAAGGTCTTTCTTACAGAGGAAGTAAATTAGCATACGGTACTTTTGGAATTAAAGCGTTAGATTCAGTATTTATTACTGCAAGACAGATAGAAGCTGCACGTATTGCTGCCACTCGATATATGAAAAGAGAAGGACAATTATGGATTAAAATATTCCCGGATAAGCCTATTACCAAAAAACCTGCTGAGGTTCGTATGGGGAAAGGAAAAGGTGCTGTGGAATATTGGGTAGCAAGAGTATCACCGGGAAGAATTTTATTTGAAATAGGGGGAGTTCCTTATGATGTTGCAAAAGAAGCATTACGACTTGCAGCTCAAAAATTACCGGTGAAAACTAAATTTGTTGTTGCTAACGATTTTGTGCAATCATAA
- the rplE gene encoding 50S ribosomal protein L5, with product MQYIARPKQLYKDKIISALKEEFGYTSVMQVPKLEKIVISQGLGAATADKKIVDYAVEEISLIAGQKAIPCLSKKDEAGFKLRKGMPIGAMVTLRGDRMYEFLDRLITAALPRVRDFNGIKSDGFDGRGNYTLGITEQIIFPEINIDKVKKIQGMDITFVTNAKTDKEAKALLTHFGLPFKKN from the coding sequence ATGCAATACATAGCAAGACCGAAACAATTATATAAAGATAAAATCATCTCTGCTTTAAAAGAGGAATTTGGTTATACATCTGTGATGCAAGTTCCAAAACTAGAAAAGATTGTGATAAGCCAAGGATTAGGGGCAGCAACAGCAGATAAAAAAATTGTTGATTATGCAGTTGAAGAAATTTCTTTAATTGCAGGACAAAAAGCAATACCATGTCTATCTAAAAAAGATGAAGCCGGTTTCAAACTAAGAAAAGGAATGCCTATCGGCGCAATGGTTACCTTACGTGGTGATAGAATGTATGAGTTTTTAGATAGATTAATTACTGCTGCTTTACCTCGTGTTAGAGATTTTAATGGAATAAAATCAGATGGTTTTGACGGTAGAGGTAACTATACATTAGGAATTACTGAACAAATCATATTTCCAGAAATAAATATTGATAAAGTGAAGAAAATTCAAGGTATGGATATTACCTTTGTAACTAATGCAAAAACCGATAAGGAAGCAAAAGCATTATTAACCCACTTTGGATTACCATTTAAAAAGAATTAA
- the rpsH gene encoding 30S ribosomal protein S8: MVTDPIADYLTRVRNAMRAGHKVVEIPASKIKKEITKILFDQGYILNYKFEEGSVQGVIKIALKYDKATNLPAIKKIQRASKPGLRKYSGCKELPRVLNGLGIAIISTSKGVMTDKKARQENVGGEVICYVY, encoded by the coding sequence ATGGTTACAGACCCAATTGCAGATTACTTAACAAGAGTAAGAAATGCCATGAGAGCAGGACACAAAGTTGTTGAAATTCCTGCATCAAAAATTAAAAAAGAGATTACTAAAATTCTCTTTGATCAAGGATATATCCTTAACTACAAATTTGAAGAAGGTAGTGTACAAGGAGTTATTAAAATTGCTTTAAAATACGATAAAGCAACTAATCTTCCGGCTATCAAAAAAATTCAAAGAGCATCTAAACCGGGCTTAAGAAAATATTCCGGTTGTAAAGAACTTCCAAGAGTTTTAAATGGATTAGGTATCGCTATTATCTCAACTTCAAAAGGAGTAATGACAGATAAGAAAGCTAGACAAGAAAATGTTGGTGGAGAGGTAATTTGTTATGTTTATTAA
- the rpmD gene encoding 50S ribosomal protein L30 encodes MATIKITLKRSSIKRPKNQKLTLEALGLTKLNKTVEHEATPQILGMVAVVKHLVTVEE; translated from the coding sequence ATGGCAACGATAAAAATAACTTTAAAAAGAAGTTCAATTAAAAGACCGAAAAATCAAAAGCTTACTTTAGAAGCATTAGGTTTAACTAAATTGAATAAGACCGTTGAACATGAAGCAACCCCACAAATATTAGGTATGGTTGCAGTAGTAAAACATTTAGTAACTGTTGAAGAATAA
- the rplN gene encoding 50S ribosomal protein L14 — MLQTESRLKVADNTGAKEALVIRVLGGSKRRYASVGDKIVVTIKDATPSGNAKKGQVSKAVVVRTKKPVRRKDGSYISFEDNACVLLNAAGEMRGTRVFGPVARELRDKEYMKIISLAPEVL, encoded by the coding sequence ATGCTACAAACAGAATCAAGATTAAAAGTTGCAGATAATACTGGAGCAAAAGAGGCTTTAGTTATCAGAGTGTTAGGAGGTTCAAAAAGAAGATATGCATCTGTAGGTGATAAAATAGTTGTTACTATTAAAGATGCTACTCCATCAGGAAACGCTAAAAAAGGTCAAGTATCCAAAGCAGTAGTGGTTAGAACTAAAAAACCTGTAAGAAGGAAAGATGGTTCTTATATTAGTTTTGAAGATAATGCATGTGTATTGTTAAATGCAGCAGGAGAAATGAGAGGAACTCGTGTTTTTGGACCGGTAGCCAGAGAATTACGTGATAAAGAGTATATGAAAATTATATCATTAGCTCCTGAGGTATTATAA
- the rpsQ gene encoding 30S ribosomal protein S17 has product MERNLRKERIGVVSSNKMDKTIVVSETSRMKHPMYGKFVLKTKKYTAHDEKNECNEGDTVRIMETRPLSKSKRWRLVEILERAK; this is encoded by the coding sequence ATGGAAAGAAATTTAAGAAAAGAAAGAATCGGAGTAGTATCTAGCAATAAGATGGATAAAACTATCGTTGTTAGTGAGACAAGCAGAATGAAACATCCCATGTATGGGAAATTCGTTTTAAAAACTAAAAAATATACTGCTCACGATGAGAAAAACGAATGCAATGAAGGAGATACCGTTCGCATTATGGAAACTCGTCCATTGAGTAAGAGTAAAAGATGGAGATTAGTAGAAATATTAGAAAGAGCTAAATAA
- the rplR gene encoding 50S ribosomal protein L18 has protein sequence MALTKREKRIRVKRRVRKNIFGTAEKPRLSVFRSNKEIYAQLIDDNSGKTLAYASSRQKEIAGEKGTKTEISALVGKKLAENAKVAGIETVVFDRNGFIYHGRVKALADGAREGGLKF, from the coding sequence ATGGCATTAACTAAAAGAGAAAAAAGAATAAGAGTTAAAAGGAGAGTACGTAAAAATATATTCGGTACAGCTGAAAAACCTCGTTTGTCAGTTTTTAGAAGTAATAAAGAAATTTACGCTCAACTTATAGATGATAATTCTGGCAAAACTTTAGCTTACGCATCTTCGCGTCAAAAAGAAATTGCCGGAGAAAAAGGAACTAAAACTGAAATTTCTGCTTTAGTAGGTAAGAAATTAGCTGAAAATGCTAAAGTAGCCGGTATTGAAACTGTAGTTTTTGATAGAAATGGCTTCATATATCACGGAAGAGTGAAAGCCTTAGCTGATGGTGCTAGAGAAGGAGGTTTAAAATTTTAA
- the rplO gene encoding 50S ribosomal protein L15, which translates to MNLHTLKPAQGSTHNSKRLGRGQGSGKGGTSTKGHKGDKSRSGHKDKVGFEGGQMPLQRRIPKFGFKNINRKEYVGINLDTIQGLIDSNKISTEITKETLIQNGLISKNDLVKILGRGELKSTVNITVDKYTKSAKEAIEKAGGKANIL; encoded by the coding sequence ATGAATTTACATACTTTAAAACCTGCACAAGGTTCAACACATAATAGCAAGAGACTAGGTAGAGGTCAAGGAAGTGGTAAAGGAGGTACTTCTACTAAAGGTCACAAAGGAGATAAATCTCGTTCAGGACATAAAGATAAAGTAGGATTTGAAGGAGGTCAAATGCCTTTACAAAGAAGGATTCCTAAATTTGGCTTTAAGAATATCAATAGAAAAGAATATGTGGGTATTAATTTAGACACAATTCAAGGTTTAATTGATAGTAATAAAATTTCTACTGAAATCACCAAAGAAACTTTAATCCAAAATGGATTAATTTCTAAAAATGATTTAGTTAAAATTCTTGGTAGAGGAGAATTAAAATCAACCGTTAATATAACTGTTGATAAATATACTAAATCAGCAAAAGAGGCTATAGAAAAAGCCGGAGGGAAAGCTAACATCTTATAA
- the rpsE gene encoding 30S ribosomal protein S5, translated as MLGINNIERVKPGGLELVDRLVGVQRVTKVTKGGRAFGFSAIVVVGDEKGVVGFGLGKSKEVASAISKAVEDAKKNLVRVPILNGSLPHEQSAKYGGADVFIRPASHGTGLIAGGAVRAVLESAGVKDVLSKSKGSSNPHNVVKATVKALLNLRSAETIAQQRGVSLSKVFKG; from the coding sequence ATGTTAGGAATAAATAATATTGAAAGAGTAAAACCAGGTGGGTTAGAACTTGTAGATCGTTTAGTAGGTGTACAAAGAGTAACAAAAGTAACCAAAGGTGGTAGAGCATTCGGATTTTCAGCTATTGTGGTTGTAGGTGATGAAAAAGGAGTTGTAGGATTTGGTTTAGGTAAATCAAAAGAAGTAGCTAGCGCTATTTCAAAAGCTGTAGAAGATGCTAAGAAAAATTTAGTTAGAGTACCGATATTAAACGGTTCACTTCCACATGAACAATCTGCAAAATATGGCGGTGCTGATGTATTTATACGTCCAGCATCTCATGGTACAGGTTTGATTGCTGGGGGAGCAGTTCGTGCCGTATTGGAATCTGCAGGAGTTAAAGATGTACTTTCAAAATCTAAAGGATCTTCAAATCCACATAACGTAGTAAAAGCAACAGTAAAAGCACTATTAAATTTAAGAAGTGCTGAAACCATTGCACAACAAAGAGGAGTTTCACTTTCTAAAGTATTTAAAGGATAA
- the rplX gene encoding 50S ribosomal protein L24: MAKVKIKKGDKVQVLAGSYRGKQGQVLVIYPEKNRAIVEGVNIVKKHRKPSAENPQGSIIEKEASIHISNLALLDPKSGKPTRVSYKMDGEKKVRVATKSGEVI; the protein is encoded by the coding sequence ATGGCAAAAGTTAAAATAAAAAAAGGAGATAAAGTTCAAGTTCTTGCCGGATCATACAGAGGAAAGCAAGGACAAGTTTTAGTAATTTATCCTGAAAAAAACAGAGCGATAGTTGAAGGAGTTAATATAGTTAAAAAACATAGAAAACCTTCAGCAGAAAATCCTCAAGGAAGTATTATTGAAAAAGAAGCTTCTATACATATTTCTAACTTAGCTCTATTGGATCCAAAATCCGGAAAACCAACAAGAGTAAGTTATAAAATGGATGGTGAGAAAAAAGTTAGAGTTGCAACCAAATCAGGAGAAGTGATTTAA
- the rpmC gene encoding 50S ribosomal protein L29 — protein MKAVDIRNLSQEEVKAKLAETKAEYAKLRLSHKVSPIGNPIQLREMRKTIARLLTALK, from the coding sequence ATGAAAGCAGTTGATATAAGAAATTTAAGTCAAGAAGAAGTTAAAGCAAAATTAGCTGAAACAAAAGCTGAGTATGCTAAACTAAGATTATCACATAAAGTGTCTCCAATTGGAAATCCGATTCAATTAAGAGAGATGAGAAAAACAATAGCAAGGTTGTTAACAGCCTTAAAGTAA
- the rpsN gene encoding 30S ribosomal protein S14: protein MAKESMKARERKREALSAKYAAKRKALKEAGDYEALQKLPKNSSPVRLHNRCKLTGRPRGYMRVFGISRVTFREMANEGLIPGVKKASW, encoded by the coding sequence ATGGCTAAAGAATCAATGAAAGCGCGTGAGCGCAAAAGAGAAGCACTTTCAGCTAAATATGCCGCTAAAAGAAAAGCTTTAAAAGAAGCCGGAGACTACGAAGCACTTCAAAAGCTTCCTAAAAACTCTTCTCCGGTAAGATTACACAATAGATGTAAGCTTACAGGAAGACCAAGAGGATATATGAGAGTTTTTGGAATTTCCAGAGTAACTTTTAGAGAAATGGCTAACGAAGGATTAATACCGGGAGTTAAAAAAGCTAGTTGGTAA
- the rplF gene encoding 50S ribosomal protein L6 encodes MSRIGKAIINIPTGTTIDYKDNVVTVKGKNGELKQELTGGITINIENSELAVQRPSDSKEHKSLHGLYRALINNMIVGVSEGFTKKLELAGVGYRASNQGQKLELALGFSHLVVIELPQEVKVETLTEKGKNPIITLSSYDKHLLGMVCAKIRSLRKPEPYKGKGVKFVGEQIRRKAGKSA; translated from the coding sequence ATGTCAAGAATAGGAAAAGCAATAATAAATATTCCAACAGGTACTACCATTGATTATAAAGATAATGTAGTTACAGTTAAAGGAAAAAACGGCGAGTTAAAACAAGAACTTACCGGAGGAATAACTATAAATATTGAAAATTCTGAATTAGCAGTTCAACGTCCATCCGACAGTAAAGAACATAAATCTTTGCATGGATTATACAGAGCCCTTATTAATAACATGATAGTTGGTGTATCTGAAGGATTCACCAAAAAATTGGAATTAGCGGGGGTAGGTTATAGAGCATCTAATCAAGGCCAAAAATTAGAATTGGCTTTAGGATTTTCGCATTTAGTAGTTATAGAGTTACCTCAGGAAGTAAAAGTGGAAACTTTAACTGAAAAAGGTAAAAATCCAATAATTACTTTATCTTCGTATGATAAACATTTATTAGGGATGGTTTGTGCAAAAATAAGATCACTTCGTAAACCTGAACCTTATAAAGGTAAAGGAGTTAAATTTGTAGGAGAACAAATCAGAAGAAAAGCAGGTAAATCTGCATAA
- the rpsC gene encoding 30S ribosomal protein S3: MGQKTNPIGNRLGIIRGWDSNWYGGKNFGDKIAEDYKIRRYLEARLSKAGVSRIYIERTLKLVTITITTARPGIIIGKGGQEVDKLKEELKKITKKEIQINIFEIKRPELDAKLVAESVARQIESRISYRRAVKMAIASTMRMNAEGIKIMISGRLNGAEMARSESFKEGRIPLSTFRADIDYYIAEAHTTYGRLGVKVWIMKGEVYGKRELSPLVGLQKKTQKRKVKERR; the protein is encoded by the coding sequence ATGGGACAGAAAACAAATCCAATAGGTAATAGATTAGGAATCATTCGAGGATGGGATTCTAATTGGTATGGTGGAAAAAACTTTGGAGATAAAATAGCAGAAGATTATAAAATCAGAAGATATTTAGAAGCAAGATTATCCAAAGCAGGTGTTTCCAGAATTTACATCGAAAGAACTTTGAAATTAGTTACTATTACCATCACCACAGCAAGACCTGGAATTATCATAGGAAAAGGTGGTCAGGAAGTAGATAAATTAAAAGAAGAGTTAAAAAAGATTACTAAAAAGGAAATTCAAATAAATATTTTTGAAATTAAAAGACCTGAACTGGATGCAAAATTAGTTGCAGAAAGTGTAGCTCGTCAAATTGAAAGCCGTATCTCATATAGAAGAGCTGTTAAAATGGCTATCGCATCTACAATGAGAATGAACGCTGAAGGAATTAAAATTATGATTTCCGGACGTTTAAACGGTGCTGAAATGGCAAGATCAGAATCTTTTAAAGAAGGAAGAATTCCTTTGTCAACTTTCCGTGCTGATATCGATTATTATATTGCTGAAGCTCATACAACTTATGGTCGCTTAGGGGTAAAAGTATGGATTATGAAAGGCGAAGTGTATGGTAAAAGAGAGTTATCTCCGTTAGTAGGTCTTCAGAAAAAGACTCAGAAAAGAAAAGTTAAAGAAAGAAGATAA